A single region of the Pseudalkalibacillus berkeleyi genome encodes:
- the namA gene encoding NADPH dehydrogenase NamA — protein MSAKLFEPITFKNMTLKNRIVMSPMCMYSCQAENGKVTTWHKTHYTSRAVGQVGLIMLEASAVHTQGRISMQDLGIWEDGQIEGLRELVSLIHEQDAKVGIQLAHAGRKAIVDGPIYSSSPLPYNDKMEVPEEMTIDQIKDTVEDFRKAAIRSKEAGFDVIEIHGAHGYLISQFLSPLTNHRTDQYGGTKEKRFNFLREIITAVKSVWDGALFIRISANDYHEDGYDVEDYVEYAEWMKDLGVDLIDCSSGGVVPAKINPYPGYQVQYADHLKSKAAIATGAVGMITSPFHAEEILQNNRADLIFLARELLRDPYWPRRAAEELNTELTPPQQYERGW, from the coding sequence TTGAGTGCTAAGCTTTTTGAACCCATTACTTTTAAAAATATGACGTTAAAAAATCGGATTGTCATGTCGCCGATGTGTATGTATTCTTGTCAAGCTGAAAACGGGAAGGTGACGACTTGGCACAAGACCCATTACACGAGCCGCGCTGTCGGGCAAGTAGGACTCATCATGCTGGAGGCGTCCGCTGTACATACGCAAGGCAGAATATCGATGCAAGATTTAGGCATATGGGAAGATGGACAAATCGAAGGTCTGCGTGAGCTTGTAAGCCTTATCCATGAGCAAGATGCGAAAGTCGGAATACAGCTTGCACATGCTGGACGAAAAGCAATTGTGGATGGACCTATTTATTCGTCCTCACCTTTACCTTACAACGATAAAATGGAAGTACCAGAAGAGATGACGATTGATCAAATTAAAGATACTGTTGAAGATTTTCGAAAAGCAGCAATAAGAAGTAAAGAAGCCGGATTTGATGTGATTGAAATCCATGGGGCACATGGCTACTTAATTAGTCAATTTTTATCCCCGCTAACCAACCATCGTACAGATCAATATGGCGGGACGAAAGAAAAGAGATTCAACTTCCTTCGTGAAATCATAACTGCTGTCAAATCGGTTTGGGATGGGGCACTATTTATTCGTATTTCTGCAAATGACTATCATGAGGATGGATATGATGTAGAGGATTACGTGGAATATGCCGAATGGATGAAAGACCTAGGTGTGGATTTGATTGATTGCAGTTCGGGTGGCGTTGTACCGGCGAAAATCAATCCATATCCGGGATATCAGGTTCAGTATGCTGACCATTTAAAAAGTAAAGCAGCGATTGCAACAGGTGCTGTAGGTATGATCACCTCTCCTTTTCATGCTGAGGAAATCCTACAAAATAACCGTGCAGACCTTATCTTTCTGGCGAGAGAACTATTAAGAGATCCGTACTGGCCAAGAAGAGCGGCAGAGGAATTAAATACAGAACTGACCCCACCTCAACAATATGAACGAGGCTGGTAA
- a CDS encoding DUF58 domain-containing protein, which produces MIWRKILHTGRTQMFLYFFSFVLMIVSLYGGSNVLFTVGILMAITLFISTKYLNLIAGSLYLSNEKQTYRMFPDDEETWQLTLVNDSRVPIFQNKIEFILHSNVNVKGMEPVTEHKGYNTYNLSTMFQPKEKKTLSIPIRALRRGVAKFPKLEVQLSDPLSLQEIKLVNDRIFRTEFIVYPTPLPVKDMNQLNELIQGDRAYPQSLYEDQTQVIGTRNYESGDPFQRIHWKASARMNELQTKVYEKTLTQSWTIFINVNIQSELISKYGEMNVSENQISFAAYMCQYATEHHIPFDMYVNIKTKGRVPYLHLEKGEGKQQLLKAMELLSRLNYNSVRVPMYRLIALYESWGSNSTSVIVIGDMTTDLPQYESWLSKGVGVFHLQMHEQTARVMRLGRRRAIS; this is translated from the coding sequence ATGATTTGGCGTAAGATTTTGCATACAGGTAGAACACAAATGTTCCTTTATTTTTTTTCATTTGTATTGATGATCGTATCCTTATACGGTGGCTCAAATGTGTTGTTTACTGTTGGAATACTAATGGCGATCACGTTATTTATATCAACGAAATATTTGAATCTAATTGCTGGAAGCCTTTATCTCTCTAATGAAAAGCAAACGTATCGCATGTTTCCTGACGATGAAGAAACTTGGCAGCTTACTTTAGTAAATGATAGCCGTGTCCCAATTTTTCAAAATAAGATCGAGTTCATCCTCCACTCCAATGTCAATGTTAAAGGAATGGAACCAGTTACGGAACATAAGGGCTATAACACTTACAATCTGTCGACGATGTTCCAACCTAAAGAAAAGAAAACGCTTTCTATACCTATAAGAGCATTAAGAAGAGGGGTTGCTAAATTTCCTAAATTAGAAGTGCAGCTGAGTGATCCTTTAAGCTTACAAGAGATCAAATTAGTGAACGATCGTATTTTTAGAACAGAGTTTATCGTATATCCGACACCCTTACCTGTAAAAGATATGAATCAACTGAATGAGTTAATTCAAGGCGATCGAGCTTATCCCCAATCCTTATATGAGGATCAGACTCAAGTTATTGGGACAAGAAATTACGAATCAGGTGATCCTTTCCAAAGAATCCACTGGAAAGCCTCAGCTAGAATGAATGAGTTGCAAACGAAGGTATACGAGAAAACATTGACCCAATCATGGACGATTTTTATTAATGTAAATATTCAATCTGAACTGATCTCCAAATATGGCGAAATGAATGTCTCGGAAAATCAAATCAGTTTTGCAGCCTATATGTGTCAATATGCAACAGAACATCATATACCGTTCGATATGTATGTCAACATCAAAACAAAAGGCAGAGTCCCTTATTTACATCTTGAGAAGGGCGAAGGAAAACAACAGCTTTTGAAGGCGATGGAACTACTATCCCGCCTTAACTATAATAGTGTACGAGTTCCGATGTATCGTTTGATCGCTTTGTATGAAAGCTGGGGGTCAAATTCAACATCTGTTATTGTAATCGGGGACATGACGACGGACCTCCCTCAATATGAAAGCTGGCTCAGTAAAGGCGTTGGTGTCTTCCACCTTCAAATGCATGAACAAACAGCTAGGGTCATGAGACTTGGAAGAAGGAGGGCGATTTCATGA
- a CDS encoding AAA family ATPase, whose protein sequence is MEMKVKLNRLQASIGNVLIGKEESVEYIMVALLAKGHVLMEDVPGTGKTMLAKSIAKSIEGSYKRVQFTPDVLPSDVTGIQYLNPKTREFELRYGPVMTNVLLADEINRATPRTQSSLLELMEERQVTIDGITKSLPAPFIVLATQNPIESQGTFPLPEAQLDRFLLKINVGYPSMREEQMIMRAYREQEPIDQLIPVFTTDEIIHMQNEIKKVHLSDDIEQYILSIIHETRQSKFIDVGVSPRGTIAFMKALQAYAWLQNRDYVNPGDVKKLAQPVLAHRIVLSLDGELRKTVQQIIHMILDEIEVPVEAGAVRE, encoded by the coding sequence ATGGAAATGAAGGTGAAATTGAATAGGCTACAAGCGTCAATTGGTAACGTATTAATTGGGAAAGAAGAGAGTGTTGAATATATAATGGTGGCACTTCTTGCGAAGGGACATGTATTAATGGAGGATGTGCCTGGTACGGGAAAAACGATGCTTGCCAAAAGTATAGCAAAGTCCATTGAAGGAAGTTACAAACGTGTACAGTTCACACCAGACGTTCTCCCATCCGATGTAACAGGGATACAATATTTAAATCCGAAGACAAGAGAATTTGAGCTGCGATATGGTCCAGTCATGACGAATGTCCTCCTTGCTGATGAAATTAACCGAGCTACTCCACGGACACAATCCAGCCTACTCGAATTGATGGAAGAGAGGCAAGTTACAATAGATGGGATTACGAAATCATTACCTGCTCCATTTATCGTATTAGCAACCCAAAATCCGATTGAATCTCAAGGGACGTTTCCTTTACCTGAGGCACAACTAGATCGATTTTTGCTAAAGATCAACGTCGGATATCCTTCGATGCGGGAAGAGCAAATGATCATGAGAGCATATCGAGAACAAGAGCCAATTGATCAATTGATCCCTGTGTTCACAACAGACGAGATCATACATATGCAAAATGAAATTAAGAAAGTTCACTTAAGTGATGACATAGAGCAATATATTCTTTCTATCATTCATGAAACTCGTCAATCTAAGTTTATTGATGTTGGTGTTAGTCCGAGAGGTACAATCGCATTCATGAAAGCCTTACAAGCGTATGCTTGGTTACAAAATAGAGACTATGTCAATCCAGGGGATGTAAAGAAATTAGCCCAGCCTGTACTGGCTCACCGGATCGTATTGTCTCTAGACGGGGAACTGAGAAAGACCGTACAACAAATTATTCATATGATTCTAGATGAAATTGAGGTACCAGTCGAAGCTGGAGCGGTTAGGGAATGA
- a CDS encoding DNA polymerase IV, with amino-acid sequence MLKKTSTARIILHIDMNSFYASVESALNPELRGKPLAIAGNVEERRGIVVTSSYEARAKGVKTTMPVWEAKKYCPELIVMPPSFDKYRKASQEMFDLLFEYTDLVEPISIDEGFMDITDIGMKSSPVQIAKEIQQRLHKEQHLPCSIGIAPNKFLAKMASDMKKPLGITILRKRELPEKLWPLPIEEMHGVGKKTMQKFHQIKVYTIGDLAEKDEKVVKLHLGRNGEKLWQRSRGIDDRDVDPDAASEFKSVGTSTTLPQNLLRIEQASNVLRDLSESLEQRLKRKNVMGYTIQLTIRYADRKTITRSHTLMNPVYKKEDILTVAHQLFKDHWNEEPVRLLGIAATQVIEKENATLQLDLFSYKEHRKDERLFDTLNDIHKRYGNRSIRKGIEKKGDKKHGNEGEIE; translated from the coding sequence ATGTTGAAAAAGACATCAACAGCAAGAATTATTTTACATATCGATATGAACAGTTTCTACGCATCTGTTGAAAGTGCCCTTAATCCTGAGTTAAGAGGAAAGCCTCTTGCGATTGCCGGAAATGTAGAGGAACGCAGAGGCATTGTCGTAACGAGTAGTTATGAAGCAAGGGCGAAGGGAGTAAAGACGACGATGCCAGTTTGGGAAGCAAAGAAATATTGCCCTGAACTTATTGTCATGCCTCCATCTTTTGATAAGTATCGGAAAGCATCTCAGGAAATGTTCGATTTGTTATTTGAATATACAGACTTAGTTGAACCCATTTCAATTGACGAAGGATTTATGGATATTACTGATATTGGGATGAAGTCATCCCCCGTTCAAATTGCGAAAGAAATTCAACAACGACTTCACAAAGAGCAGCACTTACCTTGCAGTATCGGAATTGCTCCAAATAAATTCCTAGCAAAAATGGCTTCAGATATGAAGAAACCACTTGGGATAACGATATTAAGAAAAAGGGAACTACCTGAAAAATTGTGGCCATTACCGATAGAAGAAATGCACGGAGTCGGCAAGAAAACGATGCAGAAATTTCATCAGATTAAGGTGTACACAATCGGTGATCTAGCAGAGAAAGATGAAAAGGTTGTAAAACTACACTTAGGTAGGAATGGAGAAAAGCTATGGCAACGGTCCCGTGGCATTGATGATCGGGACGTAGACCCTGATGCAGCTAGTGAATTTAAATCTGTTGGGACTTCCACAACCTTACCTCAAAACTTACTTCGAATCGAACAAGCTTCAAATGTGTTGCGAGATCTTTCCGAATCATTAGAGCAAAGGTTAAAACGGAAAAATGTAATGGGTTATACCATCCAGTTGACGATTCGATATGCTGATCGCAAAACCATCACGAGAAGCCATACCCTTATGAATCCAGTTTACAAAAAAGAAGACATTCTAACGGTTGCTCATCAATTGTTCAAAGATCACTGGAATGAAGAGCCTGTCCGGTTGTTGGGGATTGCAGCGACGCAGGTTATAGAAAAAGAGAATGCCACGCTTCAATTGGATTTGTTCTCATATAAAGAGCATAGAAAAGATGAAAGACTTTTCGACACTTTGAACGATATACATAAACGTTACGGGAATCGTTCAATTAGAAAAGGTATAGAGAAAAAGGGGGATAAAAAGCATGGAAATGAAGGTGAAATTGAATAG
- a CDS encoding MarR family transcriptional regulator — protein sequence MANMHMMMNYLRGAYKVLEEEWQKSARSIGLTQAEQHVLWIVHLEKEATITKIASIGLWDVSTVMQVITRLKQKGFITLTKKVADRRVSYALLTELGEQKIQESYQFSYKLYDYLEDYSKQSDDNLQFLKQLMEFHKDLNQYFHGSDFIDWTERTSKTLHKEG from the coding sequence ATGGCAAACATGCATATGATGATGAATTATTTAAGAGGGGCTTACAAAGTATTAGAGGAAGAATGGCAAAAGTCAGCAAGAAGCATAGGATTGACACAAGCAGAACAGCATGTGCTCTGGATTGTTCATCTTGAAAAGGAAGCGACAATTACAAAGATCGCATCCATCGGTTTGTGGGATGTTTCAACGGTTATGCAAGTCATTACTCGTCTCAAGCAAAAAGGTTTCATAACGTTAACGAAAAAGGTTGCAGATCGTCGAGTATCATATGCTTTACTAACCGAGCTTGGCGAACAGAAAATTCAAGAATCGTATCAGTTCTCCTATAAGTTGTATGATTATCTTGAGGACTATAGTAAGCAATCGGATGATAACCTTCAGTTTCTTAAACAGTTAATGGAATTCCATAAAGACCTGAACCAATACTTCCACGGGTCTGATTTCATTGATTGGACTGAAAGGACTTCGAAAACGTTGCACAAAGAAGGTTAA
- a CDS encoding M20/M25/M40 family metallo-hydrolase — translation MINQDRILEEFLELVQIDSETKEEAEISKVLIKKFTELGLDVVEDDSKERTGHGAGNLVCTLAASNEAADPIYFTSHMDTVLPGKGVKPSIKDGYIVTDGTTILGADDKAGLAAMLEAIKVLKEQDIQHGKIQFVITVGEESGLVGAKELDSSLVDAKFGFALDSDGKVGNIIVAAPTQAKINAVIEGKTAHAGVAPEKGVSAITIAAKAISKMPLGRIDKETTANIGRFEGGAGTNTNIVIDHVEILAEARSLIPEKMEAQVKKMKDAFESTAEEYGGKANVNVKVMYPGFKFDHGDHVVEVAKQAVEQTGRKPELQQSGGGSDANIIAGFGIPTVNLAVGYEEIHTKNEKMPIEELIKTSELVVNIIKEVGK, via the coding sequence ATGATCAACCAAGATCGAATCTTAGAGGAGTTTCTTGAACTCGTTCAAATAGATTCTGAAACGAAAGAAGAAGCAGAGATATCTAAAGTATTAATAAAAAAGTTTACTGAATTAGGTCTGGATGTCGTTGAGGATGATTCCAAAGAACGGACCGGTCATGGTGCAGGTAACTTAGTTTGCACACTTGCTGCCTCAAATGAAGCAGCAGATCCAATTTATTTCACCTCCCACATGGACACAGTTCTACCAGGAAAAGGTGTGAAACCTTCCATTAAAGACGGATATATCGTGACGGATGGAACGACAATTCTAGGGGCAGACGATAAAGCGGGACTAGCAGCAATGCTTGAAGCCATTAAAGTCTTGAAAGAACAGGATATTCAGCACGGAAAGATTCAATTCGTCATTACCGTTGGTGAGGAATCTGGACTAGTTGGAGCAAAAGAGCTTGATTCATCTCTAGTAGATGCAAAGTTTGGCTTTGCACTAGACTCAGATGGAAAAGTAGGGAACATTATTGTAGCTGCACCAACGCAAGCGAAGATTAACGCAGTGATCGAAGGGAAGACTGCCCATGCTGGTGTTGCTCCTGAAAAAGGGGTATCAGCGATAACGATTGCAGCAAAAGCGATTTCGAAAATGCCACTTGGCCGAATTGATAAAGAAACGACAGCTAATATTGGTCGGTTTGAAGGTGGAGCAGGTACGAATACGAACATCGTCATCGATCATGTAGAAATTTTAGCTGAAGCAAGATCACTTATTCCAGAAAAAATGGAAGCTCAAGTAAAAAAAATGAAAGACGCATTTGAAAGTACTGCTGAAGAATATGGTGGAAAAGCAAATGTGAATGTAAAAGTGATGTACCCTGGATTCAAGTTTGATCACGGCGATCATGTCGTTGAGGTAGCAAAACAAGCCGTTGAACAAACGGGCAGAAAACCAGAGCTTCAACAGAGTGGTGGAGGTAGTGACGCCAACATCATCGCAGGATTTGGCATACCGACTGTAAACCTTGCTGTTGGCTATGAAGAAATTCATACGAAGAATGAAAAGATGCCAATAGAAGAGTTGATCAAAACTTCAGAACTAGTCGTCAATATCATTAAAGAAGTAGGAAAATAA
- a CDS encoding acyl-CoA carboxylase subunit beta, with amino-acid sequence MDIYDKINELYDRRREVEMGGGDERINKQHEKGKLTARERIDLLLDKGSFVEINPFIEHRTSDFGMDKNHAPGEGVVTGYGTIHGRSIYLFAQDFTVFGGALGEMHAQKIAKVMDLAAENGAPFIGLNDSGGARIQEGVVSLDGYGQIFYRNSIYSGVIPQISVILGPCAGGAVYSPAITDFVFMVEKTSQMFITGPKVIETVTGENISSEDLGGAKVHSSKSGNAHFTAQTEEEVLRDVRKLLEYLPQNSEERPEPKQVEDESDYRENLADVVPFETIRPYDVRNVIVEVVDEDSFMEVHKDFAKNIVVGFGRINGESVGLICNQPKVMAGGLDIDSSDKVARFIRFCDSFNIPLITFEDVTGFFPGIKQEHGGIIRHGAKILYAYSEATVPKITVITRKAYGGAYVALNSKSIGADLVFAWPNAEIAVMGPEGAANIIFAKEINNSDNPEQTRKEKIEEYREKFANPYVAAARGMVDDVIDPRETRIKLSKALHMLRNKKVHRPYKKHGNIPL; translated from the coding sequence ATGGACATCTATGACAAGATTAATGAACTTTATGACCGCCGAAGAGAAGTTGAAATGGGTGGTGGTGATGAACGAATTAATAAGCAGCATGAGAAGGGGAAGTTGACAGCGAGAGAGCGGATTGACCTTTTATTAGATAAAGGTAGCTTTGTTGAAATCAATCCATTTATCGAGCATAGAACTTCTGATTTTGGAATGGACAAAAATCATGCGCCTGGTGAAGGGGTTGTCACTGGATACGGAACCATCCACGGACGCTCTATTTATTTGTTTGCACAAGATTTTACCGTTTTCGGTGGCGCACTCGGTGAAATGCATGCTCAGAAAATTGCTAAAGTGATGGACCTTGCTGCTGAAAACGGGGCACCTTTCATCGGATTAAATGATTCAGGTGGAGCGCGTATACAAGAAGGTGTTGTTTCATTAGATGGTTATGGTCAGATCTTCTATCGAAACTCCATTTATTCGGGTGTGATTCCACAAATCTCGGTCATACTAGGTCCATGTGCAGGTGGAGCTGTATATTCCCCTGCGATCACTGACTTCGTTTTCATGGTTGAAAAGACAAGTCAGATGTTTATTACAGGACCGAAAGTAATTGAGACAGTAACGGGAGAAAATATAAGTTCAGAAGACCTTGGTGGTGCGAAGGTCCATAGTTCAAAGAGTGGAAATGCACACTTTACAGCACAGACTGAAGAAGAAGTGCTAAGAGATGTCAGAAAGCTATTAGAGTATTTACCACAAAATAGTGAAGAACGCCCAGAGCCGAAGCAAGTTGAAGACGAGTCAGATTATCGAGAAAATCTTGCAGATGTCGTCCCATTTGAAACGATTCGCCCTTACGATGTAAGAAATGTTATTGTAGAAGTGGTCGATGAAGATTCATTTATGGAAGTACATAAGGACTTCGCGAAAAACATTGTGGTCGGATTTGGACGCATCAACGGCGAATCGGTTGGTCTGATCTGTAATCAGCCTAAAGTGATGGCTGGCGGACTTGATATCGATTCATCAGATAAAGTGGCGCGTTTTATCCGTTTTTGTGATAGCTTTAATATCCCATTAATTACTTTTGAAGACGTAACAGGCTTTTTCCCTGGCATTAAGCAGGAGCATGGCGGTATCATAAGACACGGAGCTAAAATTCTTTATGCATACTCTGAGGCAACGGTTCCGAAGATAACGGTCATAACCCGCAAAGCCTATGGCGGGGCCTATGTTGCGCTTAATAGTAAGTCAATTGGGGCGGACCTAGTATTTGCATGGCCAAATGCGGAGATTGCGGTAATGGGCCCTGAAGGTGCGGCGAATATCATTTTCGCGAAAGAAATCAATAATAGTGACAACCCAGAACAAACGAGAAAAGAAAAGATTGAGGAATACCGCGAGAAGTTCGCTAATCCATATGTAGCTGCCGCTAGAGGAATGGTGGATGATGTCATCGATCCTAGAGAAACGCGTATTAAACTATCGAAAGCATTACATATGCTCCGAAATAAGAAAGTACATCGCCCTTATAAAAAACATGGGAATATCCCATTGTAG
- the mce gene encoding methylmalonyl-CoA epimerase, with protein MKKKIRVLIAKPGLDGHDRGALIISQALRDYGMEVIYTGLRQTPEQIVASAIQEDVDAIGLSCLSGAHNDLFPEIVQGLKKQGADDIIVIGGGVIPWEDIPYLEEQGIKKIFTPGTPSIETAKFIEQAVFQRDGIEVEVEHAPVEKIDHIGIAVKSLDESLPYYLDTLQLKLEGIEEVTSENVKVAFVNAGNVKLELLEPTSSSSAIQGFLDKKGPGIHHVALGVKDIQMRIDELKKKGVQMIHDAPKPGAGGASIAFVHPKSSNGVLYELCEKQSKERL; from the coding sequence ATGAAAAAGAAAATAAGAGTATTAATCGCAAAACCTGGCTTGGATGGGCACGATCGAGGTGCATTAATCATTTCTCAAGCACTGAGGGATTATGGTATGGAAGTCATCTATACAGGTTTAAGACAAACACCAGAACAAATCGTAGCGTCTGCCATTCAAGAAGATGTAGATGCAATTGGGTTATCATGCTTGTCAGGTGCGCATAATGATTTATTTCCTGAAATCGTCCAAGGTTTGAAAAAGCAGGGCGCAGATGACATTATAGTAATTGGTGGAGGTGTCATTCCGTGGGAAGACATCCCTTATCTTGAAGAGCAAGGAATCAAGAAAATCTTCACACCAGGAACACCTTCTATTGAAACAGCCAAATTTATTGAACAAGCCGTTTTTCAACGAGATGGAATTGAAGTAGAAGTGGAACATGCACCAGTTGAGAAAATTGATCACATAGGAATTGCCGTCAAGTCTCTTGATGAGTCACTTCCTTATTATTTGGATACACTTCAATTAAAGCTAGAAGGTATTGAAGAAGTGACATCGGAAAACGTAAAGGTTGCATTTGTGAATGCGGGTAACGTCAAATTAGAGTTATTAGAACCAACCTCATCTTCTAGCGCAATTCAAGGCTTTTTAGATAAAAAAGGTCCCGGCATTCACCATGTAGCTTTAGGCGTTAAAGATATCCAAATGCGCATTGATGAATTGAAGAAAAAAGGCGTACAAATGATACATGATGCACCGAAACCTGGTGCGGGTGGAGCATCCATTGCATTTGTACACCCTAAGTCATCTAATGGCGTGCTATACGAATTATGCGAGAAACAATCGAAGGAGCGTTTGTAA
- a CDS encoding acyl-CoA mutase large subunit family protein — translation MEQEKDFNQLYKEWQETTKKLMDKFPERKEAFQTTSNIDIERLYLPEHLDGQYMDQLGLPGQYPFTRGIQPTMYRARHWTMRQYAGFGSAQETNNRFRYLLDQGQTGLSVAFDLPTQIGYDSDHAMSKGEVGKVGVAIDSIEDMEALLKDIPLDKVSTSMTINAPAAVLLAMYIVVAEKQGVSPEKISGTIQNDILKEYIARGTYIFPPKPSMRLITDIFAYCTEEVPRWNTISISGYHIREAGATAAQELAFTIANGKAYVEAALEAGLDIDQFAPRLAFFFNAHNEFFEEVAKFRAARRIWAKIMKEKYKAKKPKSWQLRFHTQTGGSTLTAQQPDNNIVRVTVQALSAVLGGTQSLHTNSRDEALALPTEDSARIALRTQQILANESGVADTVDPLAGSYYVESLTDELEKEANVYLDKIEELGGAVSAVEQGYMQREIHHTSYETQKAIEKGEQIVVGMNAYQLDDEPRPELHRLDPELAANQVKQLRSIRETRDNQRASAQLEALRHAARGTDNLMPLIVECVRSYCTIGEICGVLREEFGEYTGV, via the coding sequence ATGGAACAGGAAAAGGACTTTAATCAACTATATAAAGAGTGGCAAGAAACAACTAAGAAATTAATGGATAAGTTTCCGGAGCGAAAAGAAGCGTTCCAAACGACATCTAATATTGATATTGAGCGGTTATATCTACCTGAACATTTAGATGGACAATATATGGATCAATTAGGCTTGCCTGGACAATACCCGTTTACTCGAGGTATCCAGCCTACAATGTATCGTGCAAGACATTGGACGATGCGGCAGTATGCAGGCTTCGGATCCGCGCAAGAAACGAACAATCGATTTCGCTATTTATTAGACCAAGGGCAAACGGGTCTTTCAGTAGCGTTCGACCTACCTACACAGATCGGTTATGATTCCGACCATGCGATGTCTAAAGGAGAAGTCGGTAAAGTTGGTGTTGCCATTGATTCTATTGAAGATATGGAAGCTTTACTTAAGGATATTCCTTTAGATAAGGTCAGTACGTCGATGACAATTAACGCACCGGCTGCTGTTTTATTAGCGATGTATATCGTTGTCGCAGAGAAACAAGGTGTATCTCCTGAAAAAATTTCTGGAACGATTCAAAACGATATATTAAAAGAATACATTGCAAGAGGGACGTATATATTCCCGCCTAAACCATCTATGCGTTTAATTACCGATATTTTTGCTTATTGTACAGAAGAAGTACCGAGATGGAATACGATCAGTATTTCCGGCTATCATATCCGAGAAGCTGGGGCAACTGCTGCTCAAGAGCTCGCATTTACGATTGCGAATGGGAAAGCTTACGTTGAAGCTGCACTTGAAGCTGGGCTCGACATCGACCAGTTTGCGCCTCGTCTAGCGTTCTTCTTCAATGCACATAACGAATTCTTTGAAGAAGTTGCGAAATTCAGAGCGGCTCGCAGAATTTGGGCTAAAATTATGAAGGAAAAGTATAAAGCTAAGAAACCTAAGAGCTGGCAGTTACGCTTCCACACTCAAACAGGTGGATCAACTTTAACAGCGCAGCAACCTGATAATAATATTGTACGTGTTACAGTACAAGCGTTATCTGCGGTGTTAGGTGGCACGCAAAGTTTGCATACCAATTCACGAGATGAAGCATTAGCGCTTCCAACTGAAGATTCTGCTAGAATAGCACTAAGAACGCAACAGATTTTAGCAAATGAAAGTGGCGTAGCGGATACAGTTGATCCATTAGCAGGTTCCTATTATGTGGAGTCTTTGACTGATGAACTAGAGAAAGAAGCAAACGTTTATTTAGATAAAATCGAAGAACTTGGTGGAGCAGTTTCTGCCGTTGAACAAGGATACATGCAACGCGAAATCCATCACACGTCTTATGAAACACAAAAAGCGATTGAAAAAGGCGAGCAGATCGTCGTTGGAATGAATGCGTATCAACTTGACGACGAACCTAGACCAGAATTGCATCGATTAGATCCAGAACTAGCAGCGAACCAAGTGAAGCAGTTACGTTCTATTCGGGAAACGCGGGACAATCAGCGAGCGAGCGCTCAGTTAGAAGCACTCCGCCATGCTGCTCGTGGTACAGACAACCTAATGCCATTAATCGTAGAATGTGTGAGATCCTATTGTACAATCGGAGAAATTTGTGGCGTATTGCGTGAAGAATTCGGAGAATATACGGGTGTTTAA
- the prli42 gene encoding stressosome-associated protein Prli42 yields the protein MRKKWMKVMIYIMIIAMFVSLLANVVFMF from the coding sequence ATGCGTAAAAAATGGATGAAAGTGATGATTTACATCATGATCATTGCCATGTTCGTTTCGCTACTAGCAAATGTCGTGTTCATGTTCTAA
- a CDS encoding L,D-transpeptidase, whose amino-acid sequence MGHLSLFLASFLLVVSPIWPLGNNPLPGDPFLIVNKSDNTYAYFSGGNIEREGSVATGKRLTLTPEGEFTVIVKAENPYYRKKDIPGGDPDNPLGSRWIGFDAKGTDGRIYGLHGTNNPDVIGHFITAGCVRFQEKEIQWLYDHVPLGMKVIVVRSQHSFEEIAQSRGLL is encoded by the coding sequence GTGGGGCATTTATCATTGTTTCTAGCTTCTTTTCTTCTAGTTGTCTCTCCCATTTGGCCATTAGGTAACAACCCTTTACCTGGGGACCCATTTTTGATCGTAAACAAATCAGATAACACTTATGCCTACTTTAGTGGCGGGAATATAGAGAGAGAAGGTAGCGTTGCTACGGGTAAGCGGTTGACACTGACACCAGAAGGGGAGTTCACCGTGATTGTGAAAGCCGAAAATCCATATTATCGCAAAAAGGATATCCCAGGTGGAGATCCAGATAATCCTTTAGGGTCAAGGTGGATTGGTTTTGATGCGAAAGGTACAGACGGACGAATTTATGGTTTGCATGGTACAAATAACCCTGATGTCATTGGACATTTTATCACGGCTGGTTGTGTACGTTTTCAGGAAAAAGAAATCCAGTGGCTTTATGATCATGTTCCATTAGGAATGAAGGTGATCGTTGTTAGAAGTCAGCACTCTTTTGAGGAAATCGCTCAGTCTCGTGGTTTATTGTAG